From Draconibacterium halophilum, one genomic window encodes:
- the glmM gene encoding phosphoglucosamine mutase, which produces MTLIKSISGIRGTIGGKPGEGLSPLDVVKFTAAYTTWAKEKANKEKITVVVGRDARISGEMVASIVVSTLSGMGCNVVNIGLATTPTTEIAVTEEKADGGIILTASHNPKQWNALKLLNAAGEFLDAAEGAKVLALADAEDFSFAEVDDLGTVVEKDYTDIHVQHVLDLDLVDVEAIKKANFSVAVDAVNSVGGVAMPALFKALGIKNIVEINCEPTGHFAHTPEPIPENLVETAEIISKNKVDVGFVVDPDVDRLVIINEDGSMFNEEYTLVAVADFVLSQTPGNTVSNLSSSRALRDVTEKHGQSYSAGMVGEVNVVAKMRETNAVIGGEGNGGIIYPASHSGRDALVGAALFLTHLAKSGLKCSELRKTYPDYFISKNKIEMTPDIDVDNILIQMKEKYAHEEVTATDGVKIDFAESWIHLRKSNTEPIIRIYAEAKSSAEADKLAQKMIEEMKSLL; this is translated from the coding sequence ATGACATTAATAAAATCGATCTCGGGAATACGAGGCACCATTGGAGGAAAACCGGGCGAAGGGCTAAGTCCGCTCGACGTAGTTAAATTTACTGCAGCCTACACTACGTGGGCTAAAGAAAAAGCAAACAAAGAAAAAATTACAGTTGTGGTTGGCCGCGATGCACGAATTTCGGGAGAAATGGTAGCATCAATTGTGGTTTCAACACTCTCAGGAATGGGATGCAACGTGGTAAATATCGGGCTGGCAACCACCCCAACTACCGAAATTGCCGTTACTGAAGAAAAAGCCGATGGCGGAATTATCCTCACGGCAAGTCATAATCCGAAACAATGGAATGCATTAAAACTACTGAACGCTGCCGGCGAATTTCTCGATGCCGCAGAAGGAGCAAAAGTACTGGCATTGGCCGATGCTGAAGATTTTAGTTTTGCAGAAGTAGACGATCTGGGAACAGTGGTAGAAAAAGACTATACAGATATACACGTACAACACGTTTTAGATCTCGATTTGGTTGACGTAGAAGCCATTAAAAAAGCCAACTTCTCCGTAGCAGTTGATGCCGTGAACTCGGTTGGAGGAGTTGCCATGCCCGCACTTTTTAAAGCACTCGGCATAAAAAACATTGTTGAAATTAACTGCGAACCGACAGGGCATTTTGCGCATACACCAGAGCCAATCCCTGAAAATCTGGTAGAAACAGCCGAAATTATTAGTAAGAATAAAGTGGATGTAGGTTTTGTTGTCGATCCTGATGTTGATCGTTTGGTAATTATTAACGAAGACGGCAGTATGTTCAACGAAGAATATACACTGGTAGCTGTTGCCGATTTTGTATTAAGCCAAACTCCGGGAAATACGGTTTCTAATTTATCATCAAGTCGGGCACTACGCGATGTTACAGAAAAACACGGTCAGAGTTACTCGGCCGGCATGGTTGGAGAAGTGAATGTTGTGGCCAAAATGCGCGAAACGAATGCCGTTATCGGTGGCGAAGGCAACGGCGGAATTATATATCCGGCCAGCCACAGTGGTCGCGATGCCTTGGTTGGAGCGGCACTTTTCTTAACTCACCTGGCCAAATCAGGCCTTAAATGTTCGGAGCTACGGAAAACCTATCCCGACTATTTTATCTCGAAGAATAAAATTGAAATGACACCAGATATCGATGTGGATAACATTCTTATTCAAATGAAAGAGAAGTATGCACACGAGGAAGTAACCGCCACCGACGGGGTAAAAATTGATTTTGCCGAATCGTGGATTCACTTGCGAAAATCGAATACCGAACCGATCATTCGGATTTATGCGGAAGCAAAATCAAGTGCAGAAGCAGATAAACTGGCTCAGAAAATGATAGAAGAAATGAAAAGCCTTTTATAA
- a CDS encoding pseudouridine synthase, translating to MRLNRFIANAGVCSRREADTFIAAGAVTINGKIITEMGTRVLPGDEVRFDGRKLEAERKVYILLNKPKDYVTTTDDPHADKIVMDLIKDACDERVYPVGRLDRNTTGLLLFTNDGDLSKKLTHPKHNKKKVYQATLDKPVERGHMDMIAEGIELEDGPIAADAISYTSEDKTEVGIEIHSGKNRIVRRIFEHFGYRVKKLDRVLFAGLTKKNLPRGKWRILTEKEIKFLKMM from the coding sequence ATGCGCTTAAACCGCTTTATCGCCAATGCAGGTGTTTGCTCGCGACGCGAAGCCGATACTTTTATTGCTGCCGGAGCCGTAACCATTAACGGTAAAATTATCACCGAAATGGGAACACGCGTACTGCCGGGCGACGAAGTTCGTTTCGATGGGAGGAAACTGGAAGCCGAGCGCAAAGTTTACATTTTGCTAAACAAACCAAAAGATTACGTTACCACTACCGACGATCCTCATGCAGATAAAATTGTAATGGACCTGATAAAAGATGCTTGTGATGAGCGTGTTTACCCTGTTGGAAGACTCGATAGGAATACCACCGGATTGTTGCTGTTTACCAACGACGGCGACCTATCGAAAAAACTGACACACCCGAAACACAACAAAAAGAAAGTGTATCAGGCCACGCTCGACAAGCCGGTTGAACGCGGACATATGGATATGATTGCCGAAGGAATTGAGCTGGAAGATGGCCCAATTGCGGCCGATGCCATTAGTTACACATCGGAAGACAAAACCGAGGTAGGCATTGAAATTCATTCAGGAAAAAACCGCATTGTTCGTCGTATTTTCGAGCACTTTGGTTACCGGGTAAAAAAACTGGACCGTGTACTTTTTGCCGGTCTTACAAAGAAGAACCTGCCACGTGGGAAATGGCGTATTCTCACCGAGAAAGAAATTAAATTCCTGAAAATGATGTAA
- a CDS encoding carbohydrate-binding family 9-like protein, producing MRIIRDAVFLTLFIISNLSLSAQAQWGKHTHLFTPPNTYTAGQSRDTIKIDGQANEPVWKNAAWTSEFIDIQGENMPHPTYRTHIKMLWDADNLYIFAELEEEHIWAYYDKQDMIVYHENDFEVFIDPDGDTHNYYEFEVNAQNTLFDLFLDKPYRNGGKADIEWNAKGFKSAIYLDGTLNDPTDTDKKWCVEMAIPFASLTTDGTFIQPRAGDIWKINFSRVQWQTEIIDGKYTRKTNDDGKLIPENNWVWSPQGVINMHYPERWGLIRFSSELPKSKVAAFQLPEEELLAQHLWHVFYAQRDYRREHKTFCNNLATLGIQANGKENNTNFSLEMNASGKTYIATLKTNNGLMISINPDGLIQKHTDN from the coding sequence ATGCGTATTATCAGGGATGCAGTCTTCCTTACACTTTTCATAATCAGCAACTTGAGCTTGTCAGCACAAGCACAATGGGGAAAGCATACCCACTTGTTCACACCTCCAAACACCTATACAGCAGGGCAAAGCCGGGATACAATAAAAATTGACGGGCAAGCCAACGAACCGGTATGGAAGAATGCTGCGTGGACTTCCGAATTCATAGATATTCAAGGAGAGAACATGCCTCATCCAACTTATCGCACACATATAAAAATGTTATGGGACGCTGACAACCTGTATATTTTTGCTGAATTGGAGGAAGAACATATTTGGGCTTACTACGATAAACAGGACATGATCGTTTACCACGAAAATGATTTTGAGGTGTTTATCGATCCCGATGGCGACACGCATAATTATTACGAATTTGAGGTGAACGCCCAAAACACTTTATTCGACCTCTTTCTGGATAAACCTTACCGTAATGGTGGAAAGGCTGACATTGAATGGAACGCCAAAGGTTTTAAAAGCGCCATTTATTTGGATGGCACGCTAAATGACCCGACCGACACCGATAAAAAATGGTGTGTTGAAATGGCCATTCCTTTTGCATCGCTTACCACCGATGGAACTTTTATTCAGCCGAGAGCAGGCGACATTTGGAAAATCAACTTTTCGCGGGTACAGTGGCAAACAGAAATTATTGATGGGAAATACACGCGAAAAACCAACGACGATGGTAAATTAATACCTGAAAATAACTGGGTGTGGAGTCCGCAGGGCGTAATTAATATGCATTACCCTGAACGCTGGGGACTTATCAGGTTTTCATCAGAATTGCCAAAATCAAAAGTTGCAGCATTTCAACTGCCCGAGGAGGAGTTGCTGGCCCAACATCTGTGGCATGTGTTTTATGCACAACGCGATTATCGGCGTGAGCATAAGACATTTTGTAACAACCTTGCCACACTTGGAATTCAAGCAAACGGAAAAGAGAACAACACCAATTTCTCGCTGGAAATGAACGCCTCGGGAAAAACATATATCGCAACTTTAAAAACCAACAACGGCCTGATGATCTCGATTAATCCGGATGGCTTAATACAAAAACATACTGACAACTAA
- a CDS encoding methylglyoxal synthase: MKRKKNIAIVAHDNRKKDIMEWVSFNWKELVQHDLICTGTTGKMVEEALAASCHQHGTVPPTITRLKSGPLGGDQQLGALICEGNIDMLIFFWDPMQPQPHDVDVKALLRITVLYNIPTASNRSTADFMVTSELFHEQYDPIIKDYAEYITREVEIK, from the coding sequence ATGAAAAGGAAAAAGAATATAGCGATCGTAGCACACGATAACCGCAAAAAAGATATAATGGAATGGGTTTCTTTCAACTGGAAAGAACTGGTTCAACACGACTTGATCTGCACAGGTACAACCGGCAAAATGGTTGAAGAGGCACTTGCTGCAAGCTGCCACCAGCATGGCACCGTACCGCCAACTATAACACGGCTGAAATCGGGTCCTCTGGGTGGCGACCAACAGCTAGGCGCCCTCATCTGCGAAGGAAATATTGATATGCTCATCTTCTTTTGGGATCCTATGCAACCACAACCACACGATGTTGACGTAAAAGCATTGCTGCGTATTACGGTTTTATACAACATTCCAACAGCATCAAACCGTTCTACGGCCGATTTTATGGTTACATCAGAATTATTCCACGAACAATACGATCCAATAATCAAAGATTACGCCGAATACATTACGCGCGAAGTAGAAATAAAATAA
- a CDS encoding TIGR00266 family protein, translating to MNSHEIDFKIIGHDVQLVEVELDPEEIVIAEAGAMLYMEDGIEFQARMGDGSNPRAGFFDKLLSAGSRLITGESLFLTHFSNRGWGKKIVAFSAPYPGTIIPLNLPDYGGRIIVQKDAFLCAAYGTKISITFNRKLGSGFFGGEGFILQQLDGDGKAFIHAGGTVIEKQLNNETLRVDTGCIVGFETSIDYSVEQAGGLRSMVFGGEGIFLATLRGTGKVWLQSMPIRKLIAELSPGGGNTRKEARGGLLDNLLEG from the coding sequence ATGAATTCGCATGAAATTGATTTTAAGATCATCGGGCACGATGTTCAGTTGGTTGAAGTTGAGTTAGATCCGGAAGAAATTGTGATTGCCGAAGCCGGTGCTATGTTGTATATGGAAGATGGTATTGAATTTCAGGCTCGCATGGGAGATGGTTCAAATCCGCGAGCTGGTTTTTTCGATAAATTATTATCGGCTGGATCGCGCCTTATAACAGGAGAATCGTTGTTTCTAACACATTTCTCCAACCGGGGATGGGGGAAAAAGATCGTGGCATTTTCAGCTCCTTATCCGGGGACGATAATCCCCTTGAATTTACCTGATTATGGTGGACGGATCATCGTTCAGAAAGATGCTTTTTTGTGCGCCGCATATGGTACAAAAATATCGATAACATTTAACAGAAAGCTCGGATCCGGCTTTTTTGGCGGCGAAGGGTTTATTCTTCAACAGCTGGATGGAGATGGAAAGGCCTTTATCCACGCGGGAGGAACAGTGATTGAAAAGCAGCTGAATAACGAAACCTTGCGGGTAGATACCGGTTGTATTGTAGGTTTTGAAACGTCAATAGATTATAGTGTTGAACAGGCGGGTGGTTTGCGCTCGATGGTTTTTGGCGGTGAGGGAATCTTTTTAGCCACCTTGCGTGGAACCGGGAAAGTATGGCTGCAAAGTATGCCAATCAGAAAATTAATTGCAGAATTGTCGCCGGGCGGTGGTAACACGCGCAAAGAAGCTCGTGGTGGACTGTTGGATAATTTACTGGAAGGATAG
- a CDS encoding RNA polymerase sigma factor, with the protein MEKEFLHIIQKNQGIIHKVCNIYCDTEDDRNDLFQEIVVQLWKSYPNFRRESKVSTWMYRVALNTAITSFKKSKRRPDQNSLTYENFQIEEEKYDTETEENIKVLHKAIQQLTGIEKSIVLLYLESKKYEEIAEITGITQNYVRVKMNRIKKKLKKLMVTEE; encoded by the coding sequence TTGGAAAAGGAATTCTTACACATAATCCAGAAAAACCAGGGCATCATCCACAAAGTATGCAATATTTATTGCGATACGGAAGATGACCGGAATGATCTTTTTCAGGAGATTGTGGTACAGCTTTGGAAGTCGTACCCCAATTTCAGAAGAGAATCAAAGGTTTCAACGTGGATGTACCGTGTAGCGCTTAATACTGCTATTACATCTTTCAAAAAAAGTAAAAGAAGACCTGACCAAAATAGCCTGACGTACGAAAATTTTCAGATTGAAGAAGAAAAGTACGATACCGAAACCGAAGAGAATATAAAAGTATTGCACAAAGCCATTCAGCAGCTTACCGGAATCGAAAAGTCGATCGTGCTGTTGTACCTCGAAAGTAAAAAATACGAGGAAATAGCAGAAATTACCGGTATCACTCAAAACTATGTGCGGGTAAAAATGAACCGGATAAAGAAAAAGTTGAAGAAACTGATGGTAACTGAAGAGTAG
- a CDS encoding family 10 glycosylhydrolase gives MNKRDFIKTTMLAGMGLTVAGACAGEAKPAAAEQGLKHWVWENPNHEETDEDLQKKYSSYYEAGVRGMFFEHDSERHFRIAKKAGLETHRWMWTMNRGEKELLESHPEWYAVSRDGKSCATNPPYVGYYRWLCPSKPEVKEYLAQLSTEILKKDYIDGLHLDYVRYCDVILPVNLWDNYGIDQSQELPEYDFCYCDTCRENFKKKTGKDPLEMEHPDQSPAWRKYRYEQVNNIVNHLAEIAHAHNKPITAAVFPTPEIARRIVRQDWTNWNLDAVCPMIYHGFYRETVSWIGDAVEEGMHFLCGKFPIYAGLYLPDFKSDEELEEGIRVALKNGASGVSLFGKVNEKTLSILKSVSK, from the coding sequence ATGAATAAAAGAGATTTTATTAAAACCACAATGCTGGCCGGGATGGGCCTTACAGTGGCAGGCGCCTGTGCCGGCGAAGCAAAACCAGCTGCAGCTGAACAAGGTTTGAAACACTGGGTTTGGGAAAATCCAAATCATGAGGAAACAGACGAAGATCTGCAAAAGAAATACAGCAGTTATTACGAAGCCGGTGTGCGCGGCATGTTTTTCGAGCACGACAGCGAACGCCATTTCCGTATCGCTAAAAAGGCCGGACTGGAAACACACCGCTGGATGTGGACCATGAACCGTGGCGAAAAAGAGCTGCTGGAAAGTCACCCGGAATGGTATGCCGTTAGTCGCGATGGAAAATCATGTGCCACCAATCCTCCGTATGTGGGTTATTACCGCTGGCTGTGTCCTTCGAAACCGGAAGTAAAAGAATACCTGGCACAACTGTCAACCGAGATTCTGAAAAAAGACTATATAGATGGCCTTCACCTTGATTATGTGCGCTACTGCGATGTCATTCTGCCGGTAAACCTGTGGGACAATTACGGTATCGATCAAAGCCAGGAATTGCCCGAATACGATTTTTGCTACTGCGATACCTGCCGCGAGAATTTTAAAAAGAAAACCGGTAAAGATCCGCTAGAGATGGAACATCCGGATCAGAGCCCGGCATGGCGGAAATACCGTTACGAGCAGGTAAACAACATTGTGAACCATCTGGCAGAAATTGCACACGCGCACAACAAGCCAATTACCGCAGCGGTTTTCCCAACACCGGAAATAGCACGCCGTATTGTACGCCAGGACTGGACCAACTGGAACCTCGATGCCGTTTGCCCGATGATCTACCACGGTTTTTACCGTGAAACAGTAAGCTGGATTGGCGACGCTGTTGAAGAAGGAATGCATTTCCTTTGCGGTAAATTCCCAATTTATGCCGGTCTGTATTTACCCGATTTTAAATCGGATGAAGAGCTGGAAGAAGGAATTCGTGTTGCCCTTAAAAACGGAGCCTCAGGAGTTTCGTTGTTTGGAAAGGTGAATGAAAAGACTTTAAGTATTTTGAAAAGTGTTTCAAAGTAA
- a CDS encoding queuosine precursor transporter, with translation MQNELLWLAMLLANFLLIILAYRLFGKWGLVMWIPISVIVANIQVIQTVELFGLVATLGNIVYATSFLVTDILSENYGKEEAKKAVWIGFFSLISMTLLMNLALEFLPLEGDEFAGITHEATSTIFSLMPRIAVASLAAYLLSQRHDVWAYHFWKKRFSKDNQIWLRNNLSTMVSQLIDSVVFVAIAFWGVYEWPVLLEILLTTYFLKWIVAAADTPFVYWGKKIYKRNRFWME, from the coding sequence ATGCAAAACGAATTGTTATGGCTGGCCATGCTGCTGGCAAATTTTCTGCTAATTATTTTAGCTTACCGTTTATTCGGTAAATGGGGATTGGTAATGTGGATTCCCATCTCGGTAATTGTTGCCAACATTCAGGTAATACAAACCGTTGAGCTGTTTGGGCTGGTGGCCACACTCGGAAATATTGTTTATGCTACCTCGTTTTTGGTTACCGATATTTTATCGGAGAACTACGGAAAGGAGGAAGCCAAAAAGGCTGTATGGATCGGGTTCTTTAGCCTTATTTCCATGACCCTGCTGATGAACCTGGCACTGGAGTTTCTGCCATTGGAAGGCGACGAATTTGCCGGTATAACTCATGAAGCTACAAGTACCATCTTCAGCCTGATGCCGCGTATTGCTGTTGCCAGTCTGGCTGCCTACCTGTTATCGCAGCGTCACGATGTGTGGGCCTACCATTTCTGGAAAAAACGTTTTTCGAAAGACAACCAGATCTGGCTGCGTAATAACCTCAGTACTATGGTTTCGCAACTAATAGACAGTGTTGTTTTTGTTGCCATTGCCTTTTGGGGCGTTTACGAATGGCCGGTGTTGCTTGAAATTCTGCTAACCACCTATTTCCTGAAATGGATTGTAGCTGCCGCCGATACGCCTTTTGTTTACTGGGGGAAGAAGATCTACAAACGCAACCGGTTTTGGATGGAATAA